The window GCTTCAGTATCCTAGACTCTTCCACCACCTTCTCCATTACGAGCTCTTGCTCAGTAAGAGCTCTTCTCGCAACATTTTCTTTTACCAGCTTTTCATTCTTAGCTGTATTTATCGCTCTTTCAGCTTCTAAAGAACGCTGCTCCAATGCTTCACGCATCTATATGGAAATAGAGGAAGTCAAAGGGAGATACATTtcttaacaaaaaaacaaattaaacagtTTAATTCCCAGATTCAGAAACTAGTAGAAATATAAGAGACCTCGTTTAAAACATTAAGAGAATTGTCCCTTTCATCAGACAAGTTGAAAAGACGAGATTGAAGCTCCTTCACTTCAGTAGCTAAGATGGCTCTTTCTCCATAAACTTCTCCAGCATGCTGCAACAAACAAGTAGCTAAATCAGCACAGTTTAAGttgagaaatttatataaagaaaaaataaaaaccaaaacaaATATCTAGAGGACAACCATCTCATTTGCTTCCTTTGCGTGCAGCAACATTTCCTTAAGTTCATCAACCCTGGTGAGAATATCCAAGCCTCCCTTTGCAGCTTCTTTCCTGGCACAATCTGCAGCTTGTTCTTGAAGCTCTACTTCTTTCATCAAGCCAATTACAATCTCCATTGATGTAAACAAAGTTTTCTGCaatagatttaattattaaaatcataaacaGATTGTAACACCATATTAAGACTACAAATCCTTATAGAAGAATATAGATGACAACTCCATCCTTCTTTCATAAAGAGATAGAGGTGAACATCAATTAATTTGAAACGTTTGTATATATTTGAACACATTTGGAATTCTAGTTTCAATAAAGAGcttctgataaaaaaaaatatacaactcctataaatatgtagatattaaatcaattaagtataaatatttCTAGATATTTCCATCTAGAGCTTCTGAACCAAAAATCAATTATTCCCTAGTCGGATGTAGAAAACAATTCATTTGGTAATCCAATAAGACAAGACCAAATTACCTTGTTATCTTTTGCATCTTCAATGATATCCTCAAGCATATCAATTCTGCAAAGTTGGCCAGAACGTGTAACAACAGTATTCAAGGAATGTTCACTCTCAAAATCAGCCACTTCACTAATTGTTGCATCTCCAGCAGAAGCAACAATTGGTTGTGATTCCTCATTCTCATTAGATGAATTGACTTTTTGTGATTCCTCATTCTCATTAGATGAATTGATTTTTTGTGATTCCTCATTCTCATTAGATGAATTGATTTTTTGTgattcctcaaaatcatcacacCTAGTTGGCTCTTCCAGACAATTTTCTGTTGAAGTGTCTGGTGTGAATTCCTCATTCTCATTAGATGAATTGATTTTTTGTgattcctcaaaatcatcacacCTAGTTGGCTCTTCCAGACAATTTTCTGTTGAAGTGTCTGGTGTGAATTCCTGAGCAGGCACTTGTGGCTCACCAGACATGGGATTCTTCAACTGATTGGAATCTGAATGTGAATTATCTAAAATATCTTCTTGGACATCCATCACAGACAGTTCACCAAAATCTTGCCTATCAATGCATTGATTACCTTTCTCACTTCCATTATCACTAGAAGTGTTGAAGTCTGAAATGGGTGGTGCAAAATATAAACCTTCAACAGAAACAAACTTTGATGTTAATATTAAACAACAAGGAAAACAATATCCTCACCTTTCAGATCAGACTCGACACTGTTTTCATGAAACAAACTACAATTGACTACTGATGATATAGGTGTGCCAAAGCTTTCTTCTTGTGTTCCCGATGAAACTGATTCTACAACCACATCTTCAACATATGATTTACTCGAATCACCTATAGCACAAATATTGGAAGATCCATCTGATGCATTAGCAGTTGCAGCAAAGCTTGGGAGCTCAACTAAATTTCTATCATCCCCAAGAGTAGGCAGATTTGGACGTTGCTCCACACCTGGGGAGTATTAAGTCCATAGAAGATGAGCATGAAAAGCATTGAAGTTCTTATAAGGTAGCTAAAACACAAAACATCCAGAGAAAGAAACTTCTACGACCCTATACATTTAATCAAATTCAGACAGTTAAAGCAACAACTATAGATACAACTCACCAGAAGGAAAGCCAGATGAAATATTCTTCTTGGTCAAATAAGGTATTATCTCAGTGAGAACAGCTTCCACAGCTGTGGTTGCGTCCTTAGAATGCTCAATGGCTACAGCTCTTAGGACACGTGTGTCTATCTGTTGACATTAAACATTGCAAAATTGTTGAAGgaaataataaaacatgtttaataATGGAAcaattcatcatttctttcattgtgTACAAAGGGTACAAGGGACTAGTGTTCATCATGGAACAAAGGGAAGAGCATTGTTACATGTGTTCATTTCCtctaatacatttatatttttattacatgTGTTTACGTTCATCGTAAGCAGGGGAAAACAGAACATATTAACAACATATACAGAAGCTAGTAACTAGaagaaaaaacaattgaaaTCCAATAAACGAATTATTTGAGTAAATATACAGTGAGCTAATACCAAAGCAGATGCAATCCAATAAAATATGAACCTCGATTGTACCATTACAGACATGAGCTGCAGAGGACACTAAATGATTCAACAAACGACCTCATATGACTATTTATATGGTTAATCATATGTAAGAAGGTTATACAGCCATGATAAAGATAGCCACTACCCTAGATTATCAAGAATATGTAAGCAACAGATCAATGGAAGTTGTACATCACAATAAAAAAAGGGATGTACCTCAGGAAAAACCTCCAGCAAACTATTATAAACCGATTTGAAATCCATCAGGAGTACCTGCACAAATGAGGTTAATATTATCAATAACATTTGAGCCAGAAATGCAACATactattatttgtatgaaacGCCCTAGAAGAAACAAAACCCAAATGCAAATAAGAAAACCTAGGCTATTCAAGCGTGTTCAATCGGGAAATGAGAACCTTGAGAGTATATTCTAGATT is drawn from Impatiens glandulifera chromosome 3, dImpGla2.1, whole genome shotgun sequence and contains these coding sequences:
- the LOC124930197 gene encoding uncharacterized protein LOC124930197 isoform X2, translating into MDFKSVYNSLLEVFPEIDTRVLRAVAIEHSKDATTAVEAVLTEIIPYLTKKNISSGFPSGVEQRPNLPTLGDDRNLVELPSFAATANASDGSSNICAIGDSSKSYVEDVVVESVSSGTQEESFGTPISSVVNCSLFHENSVESDLKDFNTSSDNGSEKGNQCIDRQDFGELSVMDVQEDILDNSHSDSNQLKNPMSGEPQVPAQEFTPDTSTENCLEEPTRCDDFEESQKINSSNENEESQKINSSNENEESQKINSSNENEESQKVNSSNENEESQPIVASAGDATISEVADFESEHSLNTVVTRSGQLCRIDMLEDIIEDAKDNKKTLFTSMEIVIGLMKEVELQEQAADCARKEAAKGGLDILTRVDELKEMLLHAKEANEMHAGEVYGERAILATEVKELQSRLFNLSDERDNSLNVLNEMREALEQRSLEAERAINTAKNEKLVKENVARRALTEQELVMEKVVEESRILKQEAEENTKLSEFLMDRGRVVDTLQGEISVICKDVKVLKQKFDERLPLCKSLCTSQTSCLLASSNSSLKGGSTISPEENTVPRVGIASEDSPSSPVEEKIAPSGSEVDSLVEDGWDFFDNHELELPCDGF
- the LOC124930197 gene encoding uncharacterized protein LOC124930197 isoform X3, giving the protein MDFKSVYNSLLEVFPEIDTRVLRAVAIEHSKDATTAVEAVLTEIIPYLTKKNISSGFPSGVEQRPNLPTLGDDRNLVELPSFAATANASDGSSNICAIGDSSKSYVEDVVVESVSSGTQEESFGTPISSVVNCSLFHENSVESDLKDFNTSSDNGSEKGNQCIDRQDFGELSVMDVQEDILDNSHSDSNQLKNPMSGEPQVPAQEFTPDTSTENCLEEPTRCDDFEESQKINSSNENEESQKINSSNENEESQKVNSSNENEESQPIVASAGDATISEVADFESEHSLNTVVTRSGQLCRIDMLEDIIEDAKDNKKTLFTSMEIVIGLMKEVELQEQAADCARKEAAKGGLDILTRVDELKEMLLHAKEANEMHAGEVYGERAILATEVKELQSRLFNLSDERDNSLNVLNEMREALEQRSLEAERAINTAKNEKLVKENVARRALTEQELVMEKVVEESRILKQEAEENTKLSEFLMDRGRVVDTLQGEISVICKDVKVLKQKFDERLPLCKSLCTSQTSCLLASSNSSLKGGSTISPEENTVPRVGIASEDSPSSPVEEKIAPSGSEVDSLVEDGWDFFDNHELELPCDGF
- the LOC124930197 gene encoding uncharacterized protein LOC124930197 isoform X1, with amino-acid sequence MDFKSVYNSLLEVFPEIDTRVLRAVAIEHSKDATTAVEAVLTEIIPYLTKKNISSGFPSGVEQRPNLPTLGDDRNLVELPSFAATANASDGSSNICAIGDSSKSYVEDVVVESVSSGTQEESFGTPISSVVNCSLFHENSVESDLKDFNTSSDNGSEKGNQCIDRQDFGELSVMDVQEDILDNSHSDSNQLKNPMSGEPQVPAQEFTPDTSTENCLEEPTRCDDFEESQKINSSNENEEFTPDTSTENCLEEPTRCDDFEESQKINSSNENEESQKINSSNENEESQKVNSSNENEESQPIVASAGDATISEVADFESEHSLNTVVTRSGQLCRIDMLEDIIEDAKDNKKTLFTSMEIVIGLMKEVELQEQAADCARKEAAKGGLDILTRVDELKEMLLHAKEANEMHAGEVYGERAILATEVKELQSRLFNLSDERDNSLNVLNEMREALEQRSLEAERAINTAKNEKLVKENVARRALTEQELVMEKVVEESRILKQEAEENTKLSEFLMDRGRVVDTLQGEISVICKDVKVLKQKFDERLPLCKSLCTSQTSCLLASSNSSLKGGSTISPEENTVPRVGIASEDSPSSPVEEKIAPSGSEVDSLVEDGWDFFDNHELELPCDGF